The Candidatus Woesearchaeota archaeon nucleotide sequence GTTCAATTTTACACAGGGAAGAATAGCAAAAACTTTAGTAAGATATACTATGTACCTTATACTTATCATCATTCTACTACTTCCCTACATTGATAATATTTATGCATATACATTTCATACAACACCTGACATAACTTTCAACAGTGATAATTATTTTGAAATTGCAGAACAACTCAAAGCGTTGCCGGATAACGGAAGAATTAAAATTGATATAACCAATATGCCAAGGGCAATTACCTTCATAAATTCGTTTCCTGTTTTTACCAACAAAGCTCAGACAAATGGGAATGGGATTGGTTACCATGATTCATTAAATACCTATTATCTTGGATTTCCAAAGAATTTTCCCTTTAATTACTCAAAGCTGTTTAATATACAATATCAACTTGAAAGAGACAATGCCACCAAGAAATATGTTATTAAACCAGAAGCTTCAGACAATTATATAGAACTTGGTCATGCAAGGTATGTATTATACACCACACCGAAAGAAGCGCGAGGGATAAATTTGTTATGGAGCTGGAGCGGGTTGCCTTTATACAATGAATATTTCATTATAAGCAAAAACCCTGAAGTAGTTGAAAAATATATTGAGGTGAATATTAAGGAAAATAAAGAATTTGTGGTAAAGACCATAAATCCAGAAGGAAAGTCAACAACAAGCATTCAGATGGACAAGGCACCCTTAGTTAAACTGCATGATGAAGTTAAACGTGGCGATGGATTCATTAAAAGCTTGAAAAAAGATATTCGCGACTGCGGCGATGTAATTACCGAAACTGCAACTAAAGGCCATTACACTGCTGAAATAGAAGCGGTAAGAGACGATTGTTTAGTGATTTTAAAGGCAACCTATCATCCTGATTGGGAAGCAAAAATTGATGGCAACAAAACAAAAACCTATGAAGTAAGCCCCAGCTATATTGCCATTGATGCTCCCCGCGGCAAACATACTGTTGTTTTTACGTTTAAAATTTCGTGGTTGAGAAAAGCTTTAATAATGATATCATTATTATCATTAGTTTTAACTTATTGGATTTTAAGAAAAAAAGAACCTACAAAAAATGGACAACATGGAAAAGAAAAAAATAATAACCCTCTTTAGTTGTGTCGTTATCCTCCTCACTATTGCAGGAATAGCACTATCAAAAGAAGATACTCCGCTTGATCATGATGATAACTGGTTCTATGAAAGTAAAGAAATTGTAACCGATTTTACTATTAACACCAAGTTAAAGATTGTGCCTGCCAGCGAGAAATATATCTTAGAAAAAGTGATCACTGATCTTTCATTTTATCCGCGAGAAGATTATCGGCAAAAAATTCTTTCTTTGGAAACAGAGCCAAAACCTGCAGAAATTAATGATAATTTGCAATTTATCTGGTATCAGCCAAAAGAGGATGAACTGGAAATTAAAGTAAGTGCTCGCGTGGATATAGAAAACAAATTTGTGAGAGTAAAAGAAAGAGTGCCTTTTCCTGTCCAGAAAATACCCGCAAAAGAAAAACAGTATCTTCAGGAAACAACATTAATCGATTTTTCAAAAAATGGGATTCAAAAATTAGCAAATGATCTTTCAGAAGGTGAAACCGACGAATATGAAGTGGTGTTCACCATTGCAAATTGGGTGAAGAATAATATTGAATATAGTTTAAGCACGGTAACTGCGGATGCAGCGTTACCCGCGAGTTGGGTTTTAGAGAATAGAAAAGGAGTCTGTGATGAATTAACTAATCTCTTTATTGCTATGTTAAGATCAGTCGGAATTCCTGCAAGATTTGTTGCTGGGTATTCTTACACTAATTCAGAACTCTTCACTACAAATTGGGGCCCTCATGGCTGGGCTGAAGTGTATTTTCCCGAATATGGCTGGATTCCTTTTGATGTTACCTATGGTGAATTTGGGTTTGTCGATGCAACGCATATTAAACTGAAAGAAAGCCTTGATGCCGATAAAACCTCGACAAAGTATGAATGGCATGGGAGAGATGTTAATTTAGAAGTAAGTCCTCTTGAGTTTGAAGCCAAGGTAGTCGAACAAAAGGGAAAAGTCGATAAAAATATTATCGTTGAATCCCAGATATTAGGTGATGAAGTAACTATCGGTTCGCATAATCTGCTTGTCGTAAGCGTTGAAAATACAAAAGATTATTATGTTCCTGTAGAACTACTCACCTCTAAAAGTGAGGGGTTAACTATTTATAATCCTGAAAGGGCAGTTCTTTTAAAACCATTGGAAAAAAGAAAATTATTATGGAAAATCAGAACTGATGGCAACCTTGACGGAGATTATGTATACACTTTTTTCATAAATACCTATACTATTTTAAACGAATCTGACACCATTTCCTTTAACGTTAAAAAAGAAGCAACATTATTCTCTGAAAAGGATATTAATGAAATCATAGATGTCGAGCTTAAAAAAGTGCAGAAAAGTTATGAACAAAAAATAGACTTAGCATGCGCTCCTGAAAATGAAGCTTACTACCAAGATGAGGAAGCAACCATACTCTGCACCATTAAGAATACCGGAAATAGCATTATTAAAGACTTAAATGTGTGCAGCCAGGATTGCCTTGAACAGGATTTGCTCATAGCTGAGGAGAAGAGCGTCAAGTTCAAAATGAAAAATCTTAACCTAGGGCAGCAAAATATCAATATTAAAGCAAAAAATAAACAGATAGCAATGTATGTTCCTGTAACGCTTAAAATTCTTGACAGACCAATGATAGAACTATTGGTGATACATGCTCCAGAAAAAATAACTATTGACGATACCTTTAAAATTGAATTTAAAGCAAAAAAAAAATCAGCAAGCAACCCTAACAATGTTGAGGTGATCATACGTTATAATGAAAAAAGTGAAACATGGCATATCAATGAATTGGAAAACGAGCAAACATTTATCTTGAATGTTAATCCTTACGACCTGTACAAACCAGAAAATAATATTATCATTGAAACAGCATTTTATGATCAAGAGGAAAATAGGTATCATGAAGAAAAAACCTTAATGATCAATTTAGAACCTTTGACAACAAAGCAAAAGATGCTCTTGCTTCTTAAAAATCCTCAGGCAAAAGGCGCTGTATTAATCATCATAGGAGCTGCAAGTTTTATTGGTTTAATCCTGTTTATGATTGGTTGGAAGCAATTGACAAAACATCATAAACAGAAATAAGTACGTAATAAGTCTTCACTAGGTTTTAGCGCCAGTTCAGCTTCACTTGTAATTAAACATTGGATTTTTCTCTCTGGCACTCCGAAAAATCCTCAATAAAGATATCGAGGAGCTTCACAAAAGTAGGCGCTAAAACCCAAGACTTATTACGTACTTATTTCAGTACTTTCTTTCCATTCATATAAGGCACAAGAATTTTTGGAACAGTTATTGAACCATCTTTATTCTGGTAGTTTTCAAGAATAGCTACTAATGCCCGAGGTGTAGCGACTGCTGTTGAGTTTAGGGTATGGGCAAATTGCTTCTCTCCACCCTGTTTTCCTATTTTTATATTTAAACGGCGTGCTTGATACTCTGTGCAATTAGAACACGAAACTACTTCTTTATATTCCTGTGTTCTTGGCATCCATGCTTCAATATCATATTTCTTAGCTGCAACTGTTCCAATATCGCCGGTACATATATTCACGACTCGATACGGTATTTCAAGCTCTTGGAACAATTCTTCAGCATTTTTTAACAACTCTTCATGCATTTTCCAGCTTTGTTCAGGTTTACCTATAATAATCTGCTCTACTTTTTGAAATTGATGCACTCTAAATAATCCTTTTTCATCAATCCCATGGCTTCCAATTTCTTTTCTAAAACAAGGACTGATTCCTACCAATTTTAAAGGAATATCTTCTTCATCAAGGACTTCATTCATGAACATAGCAGTTAATGGGTGTTCTGAGGTAGCTATCAGATACGCATCATGATTTTCAATCTTATACATCACATTTTCAAAATCATGCAAATCAGTAACTCCTTCATAGGCTTTTCTCGTCATCATTAAGGGCGGCTCAACGAGCATAAAGCCTTTTTTCGTCATCATATCAATCGTAAACCTTATCAGCGCTTGATTTAGTAATGCAAGATCTCCCTTAAGAAAATAAAAACCAGCACCAGTAATTTTTCTTGCCCGATCAAAATCAGCGAGCATTAATTTTTCAACAACCTGATGATGAGGCAATAATTCAAACTCTGGTTTTTTAGGCTTGCCAAATGTTCTTATTACTACATTCTCTTTGTCATCTTTACCATAAGGGACAGAGTCATGGAGAATATTAGGTATTTGATACAAAGCATCTTTTAATTTTAACTCAAGAACAGTAATCTGTTCTTGAATACCTTGAATTTTTCCAGGAATAGCTTTGATCTTTAGAACAAGTTTTTTAATGTCTTTACCTTGCTTTTTAAGATCATTTATCTCCTTGCTTGCTTCATTCTGCTTATGCTGCAGTTCTTGAATCCCTGTTTGCAAAGCACGTTTTTCTTTGTCTAAGTTAAGAATTGTTTCAACTATTTTTAGTTTTTCAATATCTTTTCTTTTTTTCAAATCTTGTCTAATGATGTTAGGGCTCTCACGAATTATTTTAATATCAATCATGCTGTAGGGAGGAATTTATAGGATTTATATTCTTTGTTGTTTTTTGTACGTTGAAAGCTTAGCTTTCAACGTACCATTAGGGAAAAAGTATTAAAACAAGTAAATCAGTAAAATAGCATGACTTCAATCCATGGCAG carries:
- a CDS encoding transglutaminase domain-containing protein gives rise to the protein MEKKKIITLFSCVVILLTIAGIALSKEDTPLDHDDNWFYESKEIVTDFTINTKLKIVPASEKYILEKVITDLSFYPREDYRQKILSLETEPKPAEINDNLQFIWYQPKEDELEIKVSARVDIENKFVRVKERVPFPVQKIPAKEKQYLQETTLIDFSKNGIQKLANDLSEGETDEYEVVFTIANWVKNNIEYSLSTVTADAALPASWVLENRKGVCDELTNLFIAMLRSVGIPARFVAGYSYTNSELFTTNWGPHGWAEVYFPEYGWIPFDVTYGEFGFVDATHIKLKESLDADKTSTKYEWHGRDVNLEVSPLEFEAKVVEQKGKVDKNIIVESQILGDEVTIGSHNLLVVSVENTKDYYVPVELLTSKSEGLTIYNPERAVLLKPLEKRKLLWKIRTDGNLDGDYVYTFFINTYTILNESDTISFNVKKEATLFSEKDINEIIDVELKKVQKSYEQKIDLACAPENEAYYQDEEATILCTIKNTGNSIIKDLNVCSQDCLEQDLLIAEEKSVKFKMKNLNLGQQNINIKAKNKQIAMYVPVTLKILDRPMIELLVIHAPEKITIDDTFKIEFKAKKKSASNPNNVEVIIRYNEKSETWHINELENEQTFILNVNPYDLYKPENNIIIETAFYDQEENRYHEEKTLMINLEPLTTKQKMLLLLKNPQAKGAVLIIIGAASFIGLILFMIGWKQLTKHHKQK
- the serS gene encoding serine--tRNA ligase, whose product is MIDIKIIRESPNIIRQDLKKRKDIEKLKIVETILNLDKEKRALQTGIQELQHKQNEASKEINDLKKQGKDIKKLVLKIKAIPGKIQGIQEQITVLELKLKDALYQIPNILHDSVPYGKDDKENVVIRTFGKPKKPEFELLPHHQVVEKLMLADFDRARKITGAGFYFLKGDLALLNQALIRFTIDMMTKKGFMLVEPPLMMTRKAYEGVTDLHDFENVMYKIENHDAYLIATSEHPLTAMFMNEVLDEEDIPLKLVGISPCFRKEIGSHGIDEKGLFRVHQFQKVEQIIIGKPEQSWKMHEELLKNAEELFQELEIPYRVVNICTGDIGTVAAKKYDIEAWMPRTQEYKEVVSCSNCTEYQARRLNIKIGKQGGEKQFAHTLNSTAVATPRALVAILENYQNKDGSITVPKILVPYMNGKKVLK